A single Trypanosoma brucei gambiense DAL972 chromosome 9, complete sequence DNA region contains:
- a CDS encoding EF hand containing protein: MSRASIMKEAFELLQRDGKIPKASIPTALRAAGMNPSEEKLKEIMATAVDIDMAGYESLVTEHYDKTDTVEAVKEAFRVFDKDHNGTVSVAEFRHIMTTMGEKYTEEEFCDLIQGFDANGVIPYEKFVEKMLAPFTEHESA, translated from the coding sequence ATGTCACGAGCATCTATAATGAAGGAAGCCTTTGAGCTCCTTCAAAGGGATGGGAAAATCCCAAAGGCTTCCATTCCAACTGCTCTTCGGGCTGCCGGCATGAACCCAAGTGAGGAGAAGTTAAAAGAAATCATGGCGACCGCCGTTGATATCGACATGGCAGGATATGAGTCTCTTGTAACTGAACATTACGATAAGACGGATACAGTGGAAGCTGTGAAGGAAGCATTTCGCGTTTTTGACAAGGACCACAATGGAACAGTTTCGGTGGCTGAGTTCCGCCACATCATGACAACTATGGGCGAGAAATACACGGAGGAAGAATTTTGCGACTTGATTCAGGGTTTCGACGCCAACGGGGTAATACCCTACGAAAAATTTGTGGAAAAAATGCTTGCACCCTTTACAGAGCATGAGAGTGCGTAG
- a CDS encoding WD40 repeat protein, predicted produces MVKVNVISRSDLEWTKDRNGEVPRVNRNFDSKYNPMAKQVEFTRAIRAAKLDRMFAKPFFGALSGHQDTIQSIAVDFTNLSTVVSGSVDGGMIVWDAFTKRPKVIVDAHRHSIDGLVISPDGVACFSASRDKVVKMWDLDFSSDSSKVEPLAEYLGEFPFSSIDHHYQKSQFVTSSDVVHVWDVNRTQPLQRFSWGDDTVSCCRINKVETNLVACCMSDRGVFIYDIRTQAAHSKVVLEMCCTSLAWNPMDPNTFVTGSDDRNCYLFDMRIPGRPKNVFQGHIAGVTSVDFCPTGKKFAAGSLDFTLRIWDIHQTTKSNSIEMFHTKRMAKVFSVKWSPDSRYLYSGSEDAILRIWKADASKPIRPLRGPEKNTFNYMRSLKDKYSGFVEVRRITNQRNTPKAIRSAQRRSKKAEKREMVKEASRRKSDDIKPLAKRKVYQYLK; encoded by the coding sequence ATGGTAAAGGTGAACGTTATCAGCCGCTCTGATTTGGAGTGGACCAAGGATCGGAACGGTGAAGTTCCGAGGGTAAATCGTAATTTTGACAGCAAATACAATCCCATGGCGAAGCAGGTGGAGTTCACGCGTGCAATCAGGGCAGCAAAACTCGATCGTATGTTTGCGAAACCATTTTTCGGTGCTCTTAGCGGCCACCAGGATACAATTCAGTCGATTGCTGTGGATTTTACCAATTTGTCTACTGTCGTTAGCGGGTCTGTCGACGGCGGTATGATTGTTTGGGATGCTTTCACGAAGAGACCCAAAGTGATTGTGGATGCCCACCGACACTCAATCGACGGACTTGTGATATCTCCTGATGGGGTGGCATGTTTTAGCGCTTCCCGGGACAAGGTGGTTAAGATGTGGGACCTTGATTTTTCTTCGGATAGCTCCAAAGTAGAACCCCTGGCGGAGTACCTTGGGGAGTTTCCGTTTTCTTCAATTGATCATCACTACCAGAAATCACAGTTTGTCACATCGTCCGATGTGGTGCATGTATGGGACGTCAACAGAACACAACCTCTTCAACGGTTTTCGTGGGGGGATGACACGGTTTCGTGCTGTCGCATTAATAAAGTAGAGACGAATCTGGTTGCATGTTGTATGTCCGATCGAGGTGTGTTTATATATGACATCAGAACCCAGGCGGCCCACTCCAAGGTTGTTTTGGAGATGTGTTGCACGAGTTTAGCATGGAACCCGATGGATCCGAACACTTTCGTCACAGGAAGTGACGACCGGAATTGTTACCTATTTGATATGAGGATACCGGGACGCCCAAAGAATGTTTTCCAGGGGCACATTGCCGGTGTGACGTCTGTTGACTTCTGTCCCACAGGGAAAAAGTTCGCAGCGGGATCACTTGATTTTACGCTTCGTATTTGGGATATTCACCAGACAACCAAATCGAACTCTATTGAAATGTTTCACACGAAGCGCATGGCGAAAGTATTTTCGGTTAAATGGTCCCCGGATAGCAGATATTTATACAGTGGAAGCGAGGATGCTATCCTTCGCATTTGGAAGGCAGACGCAAGCAAGCCCATCCGACCTTTGCGAGGACCGGAGAAGAACACGTTTAACTATATGCGTTCATTAAAGGATAAATATTCTGGGTTTGTAGAAGTGAGAAGGATTACTAACCAACGGAATACACCTAAAGCCATCCGCAGTGCCCAGAGGCGTAGTAAGAAGGCtgagaagagagaaatggTGAAGGAGGCATCACGAAGAAAGTCTGATGACATAAAGCCTTTGGCAAAGCGCAAGGTTTATCAGTATCTGAAGTAG
- a CDS encoding nucleoside diphosphate kinase, putative has product MTALERYAFKVDYCDPQANLVRQYLLLYFAEDSTIEMHDLKTKRVFLKRCAYPSLTPRELFIGATVGVFSRSLKLVDYGDEVTRRHFSGSEAEFVVFIQEGGLRHMGSIIDRMHTWELRITNIRLVDLPDSLCCDLGVSRRCVAILFKGSNAIEKVGGLSTEFPNMTVVVAEPSDVNSVRGAAFGPGGTTAVMKNCSVCVIKPHAIMSGYQGAIIQRLIDEGFHITALGMYSLTVADAEDFLEVYNGVVPEYQRLVEQMSSGPCWAVQVCAENSVSALRAICGPHDPDVCHVLFPHTIRSKYGVDRTRNGVHCTDLEEDAPLESEFFFSLLQNA; this is encoded by the coding sequence ATGACAGCTCTAGAGCGGTACGCCTTTAAGGTCGACTATTGCGACCCACAGGCAAACCTTGTGAGGCAGTATCTTTTGTTGTACTTTGCGGAGGATTCGACAATAGAAATGCACGACCTCAAGACAAAACGTGTTTTTCTCAAGCGATGCGCCTATCCGTCACTCACTCCAAGGGAGTTGTTTATTGGAGCAactgttggtgttttttcaCGTTCATTGAAGCTTGTGGACTATGGCGATGAGGTAACGCGTCGCCACTTTTCAGGATCAGAAGCcgagtttgttgtttttatccaAGAGGGAGGACTGCGTCATATGGGTTCCATTATTGATAGAATGCATACTTGGGAGCTGAGAATAACAAACATCCGATTGGTTGATTTACCGGATAGTTTGTGTTGTGACCTCGGGGTTTCTAGACGTTGTGTGGCGATTCTGTTTAAGGGATCAAACGCCATAGAGAAAGTTGGAGGATTAAGTACAGAGTTTCCTAACATGACTGTAGTTGTAGCGGAACCATCAGATGTCAACAGTGTTCGCGGTGCCGCTTTCGGACCTGGGGGAACGACTGCCGTGATGAAAAATTGCTCTGTTTGTGTGATCAAACCTCACGCTATAATGAGCGGTTACCAAGGGGCGATCATACAACGTTTAATTGATGAAGGGTTTCACATTACAGCTTTGGGGATGTATAGCTTAACTGTCGCCGATGCGGAGGACTTTCTGGAGGTATACAACGGCGTTGTTCCTGAATATCAGAGACTTGTGGAGCAGATGTCAAGCGGCCCGTGTTGGGCAGTGCAGGTTTGCGCTGAAAATTCTGTTTCGGCACTCCGGGCGATTTGCGGGCCGCATGACCCAGACGTTTGCCACGTACTTTTCCCTCACACTATTCGATCAAAGTACGGTGTTGACCGCACTCGAAATGGGGTGCATTGTACTGACTTAGAAGAAGATGCGCCCCTAGAGTCTGAATTCTTTTTCTCGCTTCTGCAGAACGCTTAG
- a CDS encoding T-complex protein 1, eta subunit, putative has product MIQPQLILLREGTDASQGKPQLISNINACMNVVDTVKTTLGPCGMDKLIHNGREVNISNDGATIMNLLEVVHPAAKCLVDIAISQDHEVGDGTTSVVVLAGELLKEAKNCVEDGIAPQVIIKAFRNALSVVMEALQKLCVPFDPNAEEGHRNLVRCAETALNSKLINTERYFFAKMATDAVLSLDNDLNLDMIGIKKVPGGSMGESILVDGVAFKKTFSYAGFEQQPKKFQCPKVLLLHVELELKAEKDNAEVRVKDPKQYQSIVDAEWKIIFDKMEKCVRSGAKIVLSRLPIGDIATQYFADRDIFCAGRVAADDMARVALATGGVVQSTVSNITEDVLGSCALFEERQVGPERYNFFTGCRNSKTVTIILRGGAQQFIDEADRSLHDAICIVKRAYRTGSVVGGGGAVEMELSKVLREYSRTIRGKGQMVISGFARALEVIPRQLAENAGHDSTDSLNKLRQKHHASDQSGKWYGVDILHGGVCDTFERFVWEPTLVKRNAIQSATEAACLVLSVDETVTNPESEAGKKQAAAGRGGGAMPVSKAGMGGLFKGAPGVTRMKGRAGR; this is encoded by the coding sequence ATGATTCAGCCACAATTAATTTTACTCCGCGAGGGTACCGATGCCTCTCAAGGTAAACCCCAACTGATCAGTAATATTAACGCATGCATGAACGTTGTTGACACGGTTAAAACGACACTTGGTCCCTGTGGGATGGACAAACTGATTCACAACGGCCGTGAGGTTAATATTTCCAATGATGGCGCAACGATCATGAACTTGTTGGAAGTTGTCCACCCAGCAGCCAAATGCCTTGTGGATATTGCCATTTCGCAGGACCATGAAGTCGGTGATGGGACAACTTCGGTCGTTGTACTCGCTGGTGAACTTTTGAAGGAGGCAAAAAACTGCGTGGAAGATGGAATCGCACCACAAGTGATCATCAAAGCGTTTCGTAATGCATTGTCCGTCGTAATGGAGGCGCTTCAAAAGCTATGTGTTCCGTTCGATCCCAACGCAGAGGAAGGTCACCGAAATCTTGTGCGGTGTGCAGAGACTGCACTGAACTCCAAACTCATCAATACAGAGCGTTATTTCTTTGCCAAGATGGCAACCGATGCTGTGTTGAGTCTCGACAACGACTTAAACCTCGATATGATCGGCATAAAGAAGGTACCTGGAGGCAGTATGGGGGAAAGTATTCTCGTTGACGGTGTCGCGTTCAAAAAAACCTTCTCTTATGCTGGATTTGAGCAACAACCTAAGAAATTTCAGTGTCCGAAAGTATTGCTCTTGCATGTCGAACTAGAGCTGAAGGCGGAGAAAGACAACGCTGAAGTTCGAGTGAAGGACCCCAAACAATATCAGTCAATCGTGGACGCTGAGTGGAAGATTATATTCGACAAGATGGAGAAGTGCGTTAGAAGTGGCGCCAAGATTGTGCTATCTCGACTTCCCATCGGTGATATAGCAACCCAATACTTTGCCGACCGTGACATCTTTTGCGCGGGCCGTGTCGCCGCTGATGACATGGCTCGTGTGGCTTTGGCGACGGGTGGTGTTGTTCAGTCTACTGTAAGCAACATCACTGAGGATGTTTTGGGAAGCTGCGCACTCTTTGAGGAGCGGCAGGTTGGGCCGGAGCGGTACAACTTCTTCACAGGATGCCGGAACTCGAAGACCGTAACAATTATCCTTCGGGGTGGGGCTCAACAGTTCATTGATGAGGCTGACCGCTCCCTTCACGACGCGATATGCATCGTGAAACGGGCATACAGGACTGGGTCCGttgtgggtggtggtggcgcagTGGAAATGGAGCTCAGTAAGGTTCTTCGCGAATATTCGCGCACCATCCGTGGGAAGGGGCAGATGGTAATCAGTGGTTTTGCGCGTGCTCTTGAAGTCATTCCACGGCAGCTGGCGGAAAACGCTGGACATGACAGCACTGACAGCCTCAACAAGCTCCGTCAGAAGCATCACGCGTCTGATCAAAGCGGCAAGTGGTATGGTGTTGATATCCTCCatggtggtgtgtgtgacACATTTGAGCGCTTTGTCTGGGAGCCAACACTAGTGAAGCGAAATGCCATTCAAAGTGCCACAGAGGCCGCCTGCCTCGTTCTCTCTGTTGATGAAACCGTTACAAACCCAGAGTCAGAAGCAGGGAAAAAGCAGGCTGCCGCAGGTCGGGGTGGTGGTGCCATGCCGGTCAGTAAGGCTGGCATGGGCGGATTATTCAAAGGGGCTCCGGGCGTAACGAGGATGAAGGGTCGTGCCGGCCGCTGA
- a CDS encoding 30S Ribosomal protein S17, putative: protein MLRRSLLAFPWWNFQTEHRQRCVLMYGGARTKNTHNANHRVFIKKYKRNAFPNRTRHHWAVSMTGVLSQRPRRMPWPYDLTSLIFNQPRQGSDKIGYVVGTSMLKTAVVATNHMVYYPKFNQRVSRTKRFFAHDEDLACVEGDLVHIKQCRKISKYKHYYVFSILEPNVEGRERLKLGLKAVPPPLFGYPVSRRIVKLNLTSTEGTQEKLAAAIQEHVQDAYRFSGPTPDQPRNRLADPVTFEDANNMIAPNAPAAAALDASDSPPLLDRGEYTEVEQDTRNKKGDDYWMNLQPKEKYDFKSFKKSP, encoded by the coding sequence ATGCTTCGGCGATCACTCTTAGCGTTTCCCTGGTGGAACTTTCAGACAGAACATCGACAACGGTGTGTGTTGATGTATGGTGGGGCTCGCACAAAGAACACACATAATGCAAACCACCGAGTTTTCATCAAGAAATACAAGCGGAATGCGTTCCCTAACCGGACTAGGCATCACTGGGCAGTGTCAATGACCGGAGTGCTTTCTCAGCGGCCGCGTCGTATGCCCTGGCCTTACGACCTAACTTCCTTGATATTCAATCAACCCAGGCAAGGTTCAGATAAAATTGGCTATGTGGTAGGTACGAGTATGCTCAAAACGGCGGTTGTAGCCACAAATCACATGGTGTACTACCCCAAGTTTAACCAGCGCGTCTCACGCACCAAACGATTTTTTGCCCACGATGAAGATTTGGCCTGCGTTGAGGGCGATCTGGTTCACATCAAGCAATGCAGGAAGATATCTAAGTACAAGCATTACTATGTCTTTAGTATTTTGGAACCGAACGTTGAAGGCCGAGAGCGGTTAAAGCTTGGTCTAAAGGCTGTTCCACCTCCGTTGTTCGGTTATCCGGTGTCGCGGCGAATTGTAAAGCTCAATTTGACGAGCACTGAGGGTACCCAGGAGAAGCTTGCCGCGGCCATCCAGGAGCATGTGCAGGACGCCTATAGGTTCTCTGGACCAACACCGGACCAACCGCGCAATCGCCTGGCAGACCCCGTAACGTTTGAAGACGCAAATAATATGATTGCTCCCAATGCTCCGGCAGCGGCGGCCTTGGATGCGAGTGACAGCCCGCCGCTACTGGATCGGGGGGAGTACACGGAGGTGGAACAAGATACACGAAACAAGAAGGGAGACGATTACTGGATGAACTTGCAACCCAAAGAGAAATATGACTTCAAGAGCTTTAAGAAGTCTCCTTAG
- a CDS encoding 20S proteasome subunit, whose product MTGFSFENVQRNLNLEQQGLHPPRTLKTGTTIVGVVFEGGVVLGADTRATEGSIVADKRCKKIHYMAPNIMCCGAGTAADTEAVTNMTAANLTLHRLGTGKQSRVSEALTLLKRHLYRYQGHVSAALVLGGVDVGGAFLATVAPHGSTDRLPFVAMGSGSIAAMAALETGYKENLTLEEAKQLVVSAIHKGIFNDPYSGTQVDLCVITKAKTEMLIGYDKPNDRKYPKHDIKLPPGTTPVLREEIRQLVTITELE is encoded by the coding sequence ATGACAGGGTTCTCATTTGAAAACGTCCAGCGTAACCTAAACCTTGAGCAGCAAGGCCTGCACCCACCAAGGACATTGAAGACTGGCACTACCATTGTAGGAGTTGTATTTGAAGGTGGTGTTGTTTTAGGCGCCGATACGCGGGCTACTGAAGGTTCTATTGTGGCGGACAAGCGATGCAAAAAGATTCACTACATGGCACCCAACATAATGTGCTGTGGGGCCGGAACCGCCGCGGATACGGAGGCCGTAACTAATATGACAGCTGCCAACTTGACACTTCACCGTCTTGGGACCGGCAAGCAATCACGTGTGAGTGAGGCGCTGACGCTTCTTAAGCGACACTTGTACCGATACCAGGGACATGTGAGCGCCGCACTTGTCCTCGGTGGTGTAGATGTAGGTGGTGCTTTCCTGGCAACTGTGGCGCCCCACGGCAGCACTGATcgccttccttttgttgcaATGGGCAGCGGAAGCATTGCGGCGATGGCAGCCCTGGAGACGGGTTATAAAGAGAACCTTACTCTGGAAGAGGCGAAACAGCTGGTCGTTTCAGCGATTCACAAGGGCATTTTCAATGATCCCTACAGCGGAACGCAGGTAGATCTTTGTGTCATCACGAAGGCAAAGACGGAAATGCTTATCGGGTACGACAAACCCAATGATCGTAAGTATCCTAAACATGACATCAAGCTCCCCCCTGGTACAACTCCTGTTCTTCGTGAGGAAATACGCCAGTTGGTGACAATCACCGAATTGgagtga
- a CDS encoding 60S ribosomal protein L23, putative has product MGKDKANVKGCRFRVSLALPVGAVVNCADNTGAKNLYIISVKGYHGRLNRLPAAALGDMVMASVKKGKPELRRKVLNAVIIRQRKSWRRKDGTVIYFEDNAGVIVNPKGEMKGSGIAGPVAKEAAELWPKISTHAPAIV; this is encoded by the coding sequence ATGGGAAAGGACAAGGCCAACGTCAAGGGTTGCCGGTTCCGCGTCTCTCTTGCCCTCCCAGTGGGCGCTGTTGTCAACTGCGCTGACAACACTGGTGCGAAAAACCTTTACATCATCTCCGTGAAGGGTTATCACGGCCGCCTTAACCGTCTGCCTGCCGCTGCGCTGGGCGATATGGTAATGGCTTCTGTTAAAAAGGGTAAACCTGAACTTCGCCGCAAAGTGCTGAACGCCGTTATCATCCGCCAGCGTAAAAGCTGGCGCCGCAAGGATGGAACTGTCATCTACTTTGAAGACAACGCCGGCGTCATTGTGAATCCAAAGGGTGAAATGAAGGGCTCCGGCATAGCAGGTCCTGTTGCCAAGGAGGCTGCTGAGCTTTGGCCAAAGATCTCCACCCACGCTCCAGCTATCGTGTAG
- a CDS encoding 60S ribosomal protein L27a codes for MPTRFKKTRHQRGSTFCGYGRVGKHRKHPSGRGNAGGEHHHRINFRKYHPGYFGKCGMNHYHKKKNTTWKPTINLDNLTKLMAKDEAMKAKKGEVLPVIDLLANGYSKLLGNGHLQAPCIVKARWVSKLADKKIRKAGGAVVLQA; via the coding sequence ATGCCGACCCGCTTTAAGAAGACACGCCACCAGCGTGGCTCGACATTCTGCGGCTATGGTCGCGTCGGCAAGCACCGCAAGCACCCTTCCGGTCGTGGTAACGCCGGTGGCGAGCACCATCACCGCATCAACTTCAGGAAGTACCACCCCGGCTACTTTGGCAAGTGTGGGATGAATCACTAccacaagaagaagaacacgACATGGAAGCCAACAATCAACCTGGACAATCTGACGAAGCTGATGGCGAAGGACGAGGCCATGAAGGCCAAGAAGGGTGAAGTCCTCCCCGTCATTGACCTACTAGCCAACGGCTATTCGAAGCTGCTTGGTAACGGCCACTTGCAGGCACCGTGCATTGTGAAGGCCCGTTGGGTGAGCAAGCTTGCCGACAAGAAGATCCGCAAGGCTGGTGGTGCTGTGGTGCTACAGGCGTGA